A single window of Oncorhynchus keta strain PuntledgeMale-10-30-2019 chromosome 34, Oket_V2, whole genome shotgun sequence DNA harbors:
- the LOC118371533 gene encoding potassium/sodium hyperpolarization-activated cyclic nucleotide-gated channel 2-like, protein MLKNQDINFLNTILTQLQFEVFQEADIIIRQNTSRDRMFFIEHRQFLVKTDFFQKELIDGDYFGDLPPDQRKRLATVRAMTICQLLSLHADGFQQVLQAFPNVRKDLEMTAQ, encoded by the exons ATGTTGAAGAACCAAGACATCAACTTCCTGAACACCATTCTCACCCAGCTGCAATTCGAGGTCTTCCAGGAGGCTGACATCATCATCAGGCAGAACACGTCCAGAGACCGCATGTTCTTCATCGAGCACCGCCAGTTCCTGGTGAAGACCGACTTTTTCCAGAAGGAGCTTATTGACGGAGACTACTTTGGAG ATCTGCCTCCTGACCAAAGGAAACGTTTGGCAACAGTGCGAGCTATGACCATCTGCCAGCTCTTATCCCTGCACGCAGACGGCTTCcagcaggtcctacaggccttcCCTAACGTCAGGAAAGATCTGGAGATGACTGCCCAATAG
- the LOC118371549 gene encoding potassium/sodium hyperpolarization-activated cyclic nucleotide-gated channel 1-like isoform X1, whose amino-acid sequence MENSQAPVGRRTASTCGWKAVFLPQLNRQSLSVYGSEIAVEKECIRQLQSGVWVIHPFSPIRSYYIMCMVAITFLNLIGIPMEIAFLDGYSGVGWEGFNVFSDTLFLMDVALNFRMGIISEDSEVAILDIKKIRVIYLKSWFIPDVIAAFPIGYILLIAELQSHSDTATSGSKASRMVRILMFVRIISLVRLLRVSRLVRFFNEVEKVSNANLEYVQLFFRILSLFMMMFLLCHWNGCIQYFVPMLEEFPSDCWVRQEKLMNATVGEKYSFGVFRALSHMIQISYGSNESPTNEVELWVVMTSMLSGALMYTVLVANAAAIITNVDQAAKAYKDKMNHLDDYMTFLKLPNDLRLRIQKYYGARYGGRWFDEKNFLISVSSALREEILTVMCLSLLNNVPMFQNRDVNFLNTVLLQFQHEVFQEDDVIFQQNAPGDRMFFIEHGQVLVETDSFSQELADGDYFGETCLMTKGKRLATVQALTTCQLFSLSSERFQMVLQGFPDIRRDMEKFSQQDKEYVRHL is encoded by the exons ATGGAAAATTCCCAAGCCCCTGTCGGCAGACGCACAGCCAGCACCTGTGGTTGGAAAGCTGTCTTTCTGCCTCAGTTGAACAGGCAGTCTCTATCTGTGTACGGCAGCGAGATAGCTGTGGAGAAGGAATGTATACGCCAGCTGCAGAGTGGAGTCTGGGTCATCCACCCATTCAGCCCCATAAG GAGTTACTACATCATGTGTATGGTTGCCATCACATTCCTGAATTTGATTGGGATCCCCATGGAGATAGCTTTCTTAGACGGGTACAGTGGAGTGGGCTGGGAAGGTTTCAATGTCTTCTCAGACACTCTGTTTCTGATGGATGTGGCTCTGAATTTTCGCATGGGTATCATCTCTGAGGACAGTGAG GTGGCTATACTGGATATCAAAAAGATCCGTGTGATTTACCTAAAGAGTTGGTTCATACCAGATGTGATTGCAGCATTCCCAATTGGCTACATACTATTAATTGCG GAGTTACAATCCCACAGTGACACCGCCACCTCAGGTTCCAAAGCCAGTAGAATGGTGCGGATCCTCATGTTTGTCCGAATCATCAGCCTTGTCAGGCTCCTCAGAGTCTCCAGGCTTGTCCGCTTCTTCAATGAAGTTGAAAAG GTTTCAAATGCCAACTTGGAGTATGTTCAGCTGTTCTTCCGCATACTGTCTTTGTTTATGATGATGTTTCTGCTGTGCCACTGGAACGGCTGTATCCAGTACTTTGTCCCGATGCTGGAGGAGTTCCCATCTGACTGCTGGGTCAGACAAGAGAAGCTGATG AATGCCACGGTCGGTGAGAAGTATTCCTTTGGAGTGTTTCGTGCTCTCTCTCATATGATCCAAATTTCCTATGGCTCCAACGAGTCACCAACAA ATGAGGTGGAGCTGTGGGTGGTCATGACCAGTATGCTGTCTGGGGCTCTAATGTACACTGTACTGGTGGCCAATGCTGCTGCCATCATAACCAACGTAGACCAAGCAGCAAAGGCCTACAAAGATAAG ATGAATCATCTAGACGACTACATGACCTTCTTGAAGCTTCCTAACGACCTTCGACTTCGAATCCAGAAGTACTACGGGGCCCGATATGGGGGGAGATGGTTTGACGAAAAGAACTTTCTAATTTCAGTCTCCTCAGCTTTGAGAGAG gAGATTCTGACAGTGATGTGTTTGAGCCTGCTGAACAACGTACCCATGTTCCAGAACCGAGACGTCAACTTCCTGAACACCGTTCTCCTCCAGTTTCAGCATGAAGTCTTCCAAGAGGATGATGTCATCTTCCAACAGAATGCACCCGGAGACCGCATGTTCTTCATCGAGCACGGCCAGGTCCTGGTGGAGACAGACTCCTTCTCGCAGGAACTGGCTGATGGAGACTACTTTGGAG AGACCTGCCTCATGACCAAAGGAAAGCGTTTGGCCACGGTTCAAGCTCTGACCACCTGCCAGCTCTTCTCCCTGTCCTCAGAACGCTTCCAGATGGTTCTACAGGGCTTCCCTGATATCAGGAGAGACATGGAAAAGTTTTCACAGCAGGACAAGGAATATGTGCGACATCTCTAG
- the LOC118371549 gene encoding potassium/sodium hyperpolarization-activated cyclic nucleotide-gated channel 1-like isoform X2, with translation MENSQAPVGRRTASTCGWKAVFLPQLNRQSLSVYGSEIAVEKECIRQLQSGVWVIHPFSPIRSYYIMCMVAITFLNLIGIPMEIAFLDGYSGVGWEGFNVFSDTLFLMDVALNFRMGIISEDSEVAILDIKKIRVIYLKSWFIPDVIAAFPIGYILLIAELQSHSDTATSGSKASRMVRILMFVRIISLVRLLRVSRLVRFFNEVEKVSNANLEYVQLFFRILSLFMMMFLLCHWNGCIQYFVPMLEEFPSDCWVRQEKLMNATVGEKYSFGVFRALSHMIQISYGSNESPTNEVELWVVMTSMLSGALMYTVLVANAAAIITNVDQAAKAYKDKMNHLDDYMTFLKLPNDLRLRIQKYYGARYGGRWFDEKNFLISVSSALREFQHEVFQEDDVIFQQNAPGDRMFFIEHGQVLVETDSFSQELADGDYFGETCLMTKGKRLATVQALTTCQLFSLSSERFQMVLQGFPDIRRDMEKFSQQDKEYVRHL, from the exons ATGGAAAATTCCCAAGCCCCTGTCGGCAGACGCACAGCCAGCACCTGTGGTTGGAAAGCTGTCTTTCTGCCTCAGTTGAACAGGCAGTCTCTATCTGTGTACGGCAGCGAGATAGCTGTGGAGAAGGAATGTATACGCCAGCTGCAGAGTGGAGTCTGGGTCATCCACCCATTCAGCCCCATAAG GAGTTACTACATCATGTGTATGGTTGCCATCACATTCCTGAATTTGATTGGGATCCCCATGGAGATAGCTTTCTTAGACGGGTACAGTGGAGTGGGCTGGGAAGGTTTCAATGTCTTCTCAGACACTCTGTTTCTGATGGATGTGGCTCTGAATTTTCGCATGGGTATCATCTCTGAGGACAGTGAG GTGGCTATACTGGATATCAAAAAGATCCGTGTGATTTACCTAAAGAGTTGGTTCATACCAGATGTGATTGCAGCATTCCCAATTGGCTACATACTATTAATTGCG GAGTTACAATCCCACAGTGACACCGCCACCTCAGGTTCCAAAGCCAGTAGAATGGTGCGGATCCTCATGTTTGTCCGAATCATCAGCCTTGTCAGGCTCCTCAGAGTCTCCAGGCTTGTCCGCTTCTTCAATGAAGTTGAAAAG GTTTCAAATGCCAACTTGGAGTATGTTCAGCTGTTCTTCCGCATACTGTCTTTGTTTATGATGATGTTTCTGCTGTGCCACTGGAACGGCTGTATCCAGTACTTTGTCCCGATGCTGGAGGAGTTCCCATCTGACTGCTGGGTCAGACAAGAGAAGCTGATG AATGCCACGGTCGGTGAGAAGTATTCCTTTGGAGTGTTTCGTGCTCTCTCTCATATGATCCAAATTTCCTATGGCTCCAACGAGTCACCAACAA ATGAGGTGGAGCTGTGGGTGGTCATGACCAGTATGCTGTCTGGGGCTCTAATGTACACTGTACTGGTGGCCAATGCTGCTGCCATCATAACCAACGTAGACCAAGCAGCAAAGGCCTACAAAGATAAG ATGAATCATCTAGACGACTACATGACCTTCTTGAAGCTTCCTAACGACCTTCGACTTCGAATCCAGAAGTACTACGGGGCCCGATATGGGGGGAGATGGTTTGACGAAAAGAACTTTCTAATTTCAGTCTCCTCAGCTTTGAGAGAG TTTCAGCATGAAGTCTTCCAAGAGGATGATGTCATCTTCCAACAGAATGCACCCGGAGACCGCATGTTCTTCATCGAGCACGGCCAGGTCCTGGTGGAGACAGACTCCTTCTCGCAGGAACTGGCTGATGGAGACTACTTTGGAG AGACCTGCCTCATGACCAAAGGAAAGCGTTTGGCCACGGTTCAAGCTCTGACCACCTGCCAGCTCTTCTCCCTGTCCTCAGAACGCTTCCAGATGGTTCTACAGGGCTTCCCTGATATCAGGAGAGACATGGAAAAGTTTTCACAGCAGGACAAGGAATATGTGCGACATCTCTAG
- the LOC118371549 gene encoding potassium/sodium hyperpolarization-activated cyclic nucleotide-gated channel 1-like isoform X3 — translation MYTPAAEWSLGHPPIQPHKVAILDIKKIRVIYLKSWFIPDVIAAFPIGYILLIAELQSHSDTATSGSKASRMVRILMFVRIISLVRLLRVSRLVRFFNEVEKVSNANLEYVQLFFRILSLFMMMFLLCHWNGCIQYFVPMLEEFPSDCWVRQEKLMNATVGEKYSFGVFRALSHMIQISYGSNESPTNEVELWVVMTSMLSGALMYTVLVANAAAIITNVDQAAKAYKDKMNHLDDYMTFLKLPNDLRLRIQKYYGARYGGRWFDEKNFLISVSSALREEILTVMCLSLLNNVPMFQNRDVNFLNTVLLQFQHEVFQEDDVIFQQNAPGDRMFFIEHGQVLVETDSFSQELADGDYFGETCLMTKGKRLATVQALTTCQLFSLSSERFQMVLQGFPDIRRDMEKFSQQDKEYVRHL, via the exons ATGTATACGCCAGCTGCAGAGTGGAGTCTGGGTCATCCACCCATTCAGCCCCATAAG GTGGCTATACTGGATATCAAAAAGATCCGTGTGATTTACCTAAAGAGTTGGTTCATACCAGATGTGATTGCAGCATTCCCAATTGGCTACATACTATTAATTGCG GAGTTACAATCCCACAGTGACACCGCCACCTCAGGTTCCAAAGCCAGTAGAATGGTGCGGATCCTCATGTTTGTCCGAATCATCAGCCTTGTCAGGCTCCTCAGAGTCTCCAGGCTTGTCCGCTTCTTCAATGAAGTTGAAAAG GTTTCAAATGCCAACTTGGAGTATGTTCAGCTGTTCTTCCGCATACTGTCTTTGTTTATGATGATGTTTCTGCTGTGCCACTGGAACGGCTGTATCCAGTACTTTGTCCCGATGCTGGAGGAGTTCCCATCTGACTGCTGGGTCAGACAAGAGAAGCTGATG AATGCCACGGTCGGTGAGAAGTATTCCTTTGGAGTGTTTCGTGCTCTCTCTCATATGATCCAAATTTCCTATGGCTCCAACGAGTCACCAACAA ATGAGGTGGAGCTGTGGGTGGTCATGACCAGTATGCTGTCTGGGGCTCTAATGTACACTGTACTGGTGGCCAATGCTGCTGCCATCATAACCAACGTAGACCAAGCAGCAAAGGCCTACAAAGATAAG ATGAATCATCTAGACGACTACATGACCTTCTTGAAGCTTCCTAACGACCTTCGACTTCGAATCCAGAAGTACTACGGGGCCCGATATGGGGGGAGATGGTTTGACGAAAAGAACTTTCTAATTTCAGTCTCCTCAGCTTTGAGAGAG gAGATTCTGACAGTGATGTGTTTGAGCCTGCTGAACAACGTACCCATGTTCCAGAACCGAGACGTCAACTTCCTGAACACCGTTCTCCTCCAGTTTCAGCATGAAGTCTTCCAAGAGGATGATGTCATCTTCCAACAGAATGCACCCGGAGACCGCATGTTCTTCATCGAGCACGGCCAGGTCCTGGTGGAGACAGACTCCTTCTCGCAGGAACTGGCTGATGGAGACTACTTTGGAG AGACCTGCCTCATGACCAAAGGAAAGCGTTTGGCCACGGTTCAAGCTCTGACCACCTGCCAGCTCTTCTCCCTGTCCTCAGAACGCTTCCAGATGGTTCTACAGGGCTTCCCTGATATCAGGAGAGACATGGAAAAGTTTTCACAGCAGGACAAGGAATATGTGCGACATCTCTAG
- the ska3 gene encoding spindle and kinetochore-associated protein 3 translates to MDSSARFFTKLRNLAVNLETETASLQQAHQNYDDEDHSTEGAVGVLQELHSEVRGLKGQVKEQLVRQQAGENDLRSFIKMCMVLKQRTTEDIQRLMRHYEKYGYRAPKSTQKQSESNGQEAEASEKEDEGETEGGEEDQEEGEGYPTSVTPLKMPPPPFIDPLRTPQLSDFGLSEIHLKRVLGGTVFSSAEAPMPMMTLPLPSLVLAMQPPMPKTPKCTLRMDEDDDLLTPRMVDFGLTEHTVCLNNDFTMDLQRKKPTKPLSSAVSLGLGAMSQRPAHVLSTPPSNSMMYSLATMESPEPPVFCTPGLKITKSQRHALSPPLQGEIDPESPCHLGNHQATPEVPAFETPYINRLLSTRKGERNTQADEDQDQDHSELPTSNRGSSQAWSYNVSEISIIGCTEEKLTPEMPSLESFLGSSLPYRGGGGTSGEQTMGSGEPPLSFLDQDGPTQTFNLRTPRVRGDYPEPSTPEMPDLSSVTQDIFKLISQSKKLPTAVVQPHLKPSTLHTATGKENRAQSLAVVSEREFLSLPSYLRQIPLSSLNQAIQKINGAKEERGHSGDAGPAWFLMEELKRITGVGTKAPMYFLCLTELKRLEHVQGVGTSAMYKVLSKTRT, encoded by the exons ATGGACTCCTCGGCACGTTTTTTCACTAAGTTGCGAAACCTAGCCGTGAATTTGGAGACCGAAACTGCCAGTCTTCAACAGGCACACCAGAACTACGACGATGAAG ATCATAGCACTGAGGGTGCAGTTGGAGTTCTGCAAGAGCTGCACTCCGAGGTCAGGGGACTCAAG GGCCAGGTGAAGGAGCAGCTGGTGCGCCAGCAGGCAGGGGAGAATGATTTGAGGAGCTTTATAAAGATGTGTATGGTGCTGAAGCAGAGGACCACAGAGGACATCCAGAGACTGATGAGACACTATGAAAAATATGGCTACAGAGCACCTAAGAGCACACAGAAACAGTCAG AGTCGAACGGCCAGGAGGCAGAAGCTTCAGAGAAAGAGGACGAGGGTGAGaccgagggaggagaggaggaccaggaggaaggagagggataccCCACCTCAGTGACCCCTCTGAAGATGCCCCCTCCGCCCTTCATTGACCCCTTGCGCACCCCTCAGCTCTCTGACTTCGGCCTGTCGGAGATCCACCTGAAGAGGGTGTTGGGTGGCACAGTGTTTTCCAGCGCTGAGGCCCCCATGCCCATGATGACCCTACCTCTGCCGTCTCTAGTCCTAGCCATGCAGCCGCCCATGCCCAAAACGCCCAAGTGCACCTTGCGTATGGACGAAGATGACGACCTCCTGACCCCCCGCATGGTCGACTTTGGCCTCACGgaacacactgtgtgtctcaaCAATGACTTCACCATGGACCTGCAGCGCAAGAAGCCCACAAAGCCTCTCAG TTCAGCAGTGTCCTTGGGCTTGGGAGCAATGTCACAGAGACCAGCACATGTCCTCTCCACTCCACCATCAAACTCCATGATGTACAGCCTGGCTACCATGGAGTCCCCCGAGCCGCCTGTATTTTGCACCCCAGGTCTGAAGATAACAAAGTCTCAGCGACacgctctgtcccctcctctgcaGGGAGAGATTGACCCAGAGTCCCCCTGTCACCTTGGCAACCACCAAGCCACCCCTGAGGTCCCAGCATTTGAGACACCATACATCAACAGACTCCTTAGCACCAGAAAG GgtgagagaaacacacaggcagatgaagaccaagaccaagatcACTCAGAACTTCCAACCTCCAATAGAGGCTCCAGTCAAGCCTGGTCATATAATGTATCAGAGATATCAATCATTGGATGTACAGAGGAAAAACTTACACCAGAGATGCCAAGCCTAGAGTCCTTTCTGGGTAGCTCTCTACCCTAT aggggtggtggtggaaccAGTGGAGAGCAGACTATGGGGTCAGGAGAGCCCCCACTCTCCTTCCTGGATCAGGATGGTCCCACCCAGACATTCAACCTGAGGACCCCACGGGTCAGAGGGGACTACCCCGAGCCATCCACTCCTGAGATGCCGGATCTAAGCTCTGTCACACAGGACATCTTTAAG CTTATTTCCCAGAGCAAGAAGCTCCCCACAGCAGTAGTTCAGCCACACCTCAAGCCTTCAACCCTCCACACTGCAACAGGGAAAGAGAACAG GGCTCAGAGTCTGGCTGTGGTGTCCGAGAGGGAGTTCCTGAGTCTTCCAAGCTATCTGAGACAGATTCCACTGTCCAGCCTCAACCAGGCCATTCAGAAGATCAACGGTGCCAAAGAGGAGCGAGGCCACA GTGGTGATGCGGGCCCTGCATGGTTTCTGATGGAGGAGCTGAAGAGGATCACGGGGGTGGGCACCAAGGCCCCCATGTACTTCCTGTGTCTGACTGAGTTAAAGAGGCTGGAACATGTGCAGGGAGTAGGAACCAGCGCCATGTACAAGGTCCTGTCAAAGACACGTACCTGA